One Streptomyces coeruleorubidus DNA segment encodes these proteins:
- a CDS encoding APC family permease, which translates to MDSQTVSRHTATPDAPTAGTLKPNALGVLGILFFVLSAQAPLTGIAGAAPIAVALGNGPGVPAAYLVAGLVILLFSVGFVAMGRHVVDAGAFYTYIGKGLGRTTGTGSAGLALFAYCTIQAAMYGLYGSIVSGLVASHTGLDLPWWVWTLATMAVVQALGAAGVEMGAKVLAVLVLAEFSILSVFALVTLVKGGGPEGLGLADSFSPAAALDGAPGVAVMFAVASMFGFEATAIYGEEAREPRKTVPRATYLAVVVVTGFFALTSWMLISSYGASRATAAAGKALEGGDGAGFVFAPIAAQFGGWVGDVLPVLLATSLFAGILTFHNSANRYLFSLGRDRLLPLRLCRLNRRHAPWTAGCVQTVLAVLLVVPFALAGKDPVLTLFSWFSGVAVLAMMLLYLLTSVSVVVFFRRERLDAHPWNTLIAPVLGALGIAGAIWLILANFTTLIGGERTTALWLTLSVPVVMALGIVAARVRGRAVAAADG; encoded by the coding sequence GTGGACAGTCAGACGGTCTCCCGGCACACGGCGACACCGGACGCGCCCACCGCAGGCACGCTCAAGCCCAACGCCCTCGGCGTGCTGGGCATCCTCTTCTTCGTCCTGTCCGCCCAGGCCCCGCTGACCGGTATCGCCGGCGCGGCCCCCATCGCCGTGGCGCTCGGCAACGGGCCCGGCGTACCCGCCGCCTATCTGGTGGCGGGGCTGGTGATCCTGCTGTTCTCGGTGGGCTTCGTCGCCATGGGCCGCCACGTCGTGGACGCGGGCGCCTTCTACACCTACATCGGCAAGGGTCTCGGCCGGACCACCGGCACCGGCAGCGCGGGCCTCGCCCTCTTCGCGTACTGCACCATCCAGGCCGCCATGTACGGGCTCTACGGATCCATCGTGAGCGGACTGGTCGCGAGCCACACCGGCCTCGACCTGCCGTGGTGGGTCTGGACACTGGCCACCATGGCCGTGGTGCAGGCGCTCGGTGCGGCCGGCGTCGAGATGGGCGCCAAGGTGCTGGCCGTCCTCGTCCTGGCGGAGTTCAGCATCCTGTCGGTCTTCGCCCTGGTCACCCTCGTCAAGGGCGGCGGACCCGAGGGGCTCGGCCTCGCCGACAGCTTCTCCCCGGCCGCCGCCCTGGACGGCGCGCCGGGCGTGGCCGTGATGTTCGCCGTGGCGTCCATGTTCGGCTTCGAGGCCACCGCCATCTACGGCGAGGAGGCCCGCGAGCCCAGGAAGACCGTGCCGAGGGCCACGTACCTCGCGGTCGTCGTGGTCACCGGCTTCTTCGCCCTGACCTCCTGGATGCTCATCTCCTCCTACGGCGCCTCCCGGGCCACCGCGGCCGCGGGCAAGGCCCTGGAGGGCGGTGACGGAGCCGGGTTCGTCTTCGCGCCCATCGCGGCGCAGTTCGGGGGCTGGGTCGGCGACGTGCTGCCGGTCCTGCTCGCCACGTCCCTCTTCGCCGGCATCCTCACCTTCCACAACTCGGCCAACCGCTACCTGTTCTCCCTCGGCCGCGACCGCCTGCTGCCGCTGCGGCTGTGCCGGCTCAATCGCCGTCACGCCCCCTGGACGGCCGGGTGCGTCCAGACGGTCCTGGCCGTGCTGCTGGTGGTGCCCTTCGCGCTGGCGGGCAAGGACCCGGTGCTGACCCTGTTCTCCTGGTTCAGCGGGGTCGCCGTCCTGGCGATGATGCTGCTGTACCTGCTGACCTCGGTGTCCGTCGTCGTCTTCTTCCGCCGCGAGCGCCTCGACGCCCATCCCTGGAACACGCTGATCGCTCCCGTCCTGGGCGCGCTCGGCATCGCGGGGGCGATCTGGCTCATCCTGGCCAACTTCACCACCCTCATCGGCGGCGAACGCACCACCGCCCTGTGGCTCACGCTGTCCGTCCCGGTGGTCATGGCGCTGGGCATCGTCGCCGCACGGGTGCGGGGGAGGGCTGTCGCAGCCGCCGACGGGTGA
- a CDS encoding aldehyde dehydrogenase, producing MPAVTHDEWLRRAKAFQLSGAHHIAGADEPGNGATFPVVSPRDGRVLAEVPDAGTAEVDAAVAAARRAFDTGPWPRLAPAERGRALLRIADLLEERREELALTVSLEMGKPITDAYGIELRAVISTFRWYGQLADKLADSAPHTAPDALALVTREPAGVVGAVVPWNFPLTLAGWKIAPALAAGCTVVLKPSENSPLSALLLGRLATEAGIPPGVINVVTGDGPTAGRALGLHPDVDVLAFTGSTAVGRHFLRYAADSNLKRVWLELGGKSPNIVLPDAPDLDQAAATAAWGIFFNQGEMCTAPSRLLVHSSIAERVTEAVVRRARELKVGDPLDPETEMGALAGRAHLERVRDHVRHGVEEGARLRTGGERLLAETGGTYLEPTVFDRVEPGSRLAREEIFGPVLSVLAFDDLDEAVRLANATEYGLAAGLWTSDLSTAHRVSRALKAGTVWVNCYEEGDLTVPFGGMKQSGNGRDKSVHALEKYTELKTTWIQL from the coding sequence ATGCCGGCCGTCACCCACGACGAGTGGCTGCGGCGCGCCAAGGCGTTCCAGCTCTCCGGCGCCCACCACATCGCCGGCGCCGACGAGCCCGGGAACGGGGCGACGTTCCCGGTCGTGTCACCGCGTGACGGCCGGGTCCTCGCCGAGGTCCCGGACGCGGGCACCGCCGAGGTGGACGCGGCCGTCGCCGCCGCCCGGCGGGCCTTCGACACCGGCCCGTGGCCGCGCCTGGCACCGGCCGAGCGCGGCCGGGCCCTGCTCCGGATCGCCGACCTGCTCGAAGAGCGGCGCGAGGAACTGGCGTTGACCGTGAGCCTGGAGATGGGCAAACCGATCACGGACGCCTACGGCATCGAACTGCGCGCCGTCATCAGCACCTTCCGCTGGTACGGGCAACTCGCGGACAAACTCGCCGACTCCGCCCCGCACACCGCCCCGGACGCCCTCGCCCTGGTCACCCGGGAACCCGCCGGAGTGGTCGGGGCGGTCGTCCCCTGGAACTTCCCGCTGACATTGGCCGGCTGGAAGATCGCCCCGGCACTGGCCGCAGGCTGCACGGTCGTCCTGAAGCCCTCGGAGAACTCCCCGCTGTCCGCCCTGCTCCTGGGCCGCCTCGCCACCGAGGCCGGAATCCCGCCCGGCGTGATCAACGTCGTCACCGGCGACGGCCCGACCGCGGGCCGGGCCCTCGGCCTCCACCCCGACGTCGACGTCCTGGCGTTCACCGGCTCCACCGCCGTCGGCCGCCACTTCCTGCGCTACGCCGCCGACTCCAACCTCAAGCGCGTCTGGCTCGAACTCGGCGGCAAGTCGCCCAACATCGTCCTGCCCGACGCCCCCGACCTCGACCAGGCCGCCGCCACGGCCGCCTGGGGCATCTTCTTCAACCAGGGCGAGATGTGCACGGCGCCTTCTCGGCTGCTCGTGCACTCCTCGATCGCCGAGCGGGTCACCGAGGCCGTGGTCCGGCGGGCCCGCGAGCTGAAGGTGGGCGACCCGCTCGACCCGGAGACGGAGATGGGCGCGCTGGCCGGCCGGGCACACCTGGAGCGCGTACGCGACCACGTCCGTCATGGCGTCGAGGAGGGCGCCCGGCTGCGCACCGGCGGCGAACGCCTGCTCGCCGAGACGGGCGGGACGTATCTGGAGCCGACCGTCTTCGACCGTGTGGAGCCCGGCTCGCGACTGGCCCGGGAGGAGATCTTCGGTCCCGTCCTGTCCGTGCTCGCCTTCGACGACCTCGACGAGGCGGTCCGCCTCGCCAACGCCACCGAGTACGGCCTCGCCGCCGGCCTGTGGACCTCCGATCTGTCCACCGCCCACCGGGTCTCGCGCGCGCTCAAGGCCGGGACCGTCTGGGTCAACTGCTACGAGGAGGGCGATCTGACCGTGCCCTTCGGCGGCATGAAGCAGTCGGGCAACGGACGTGACAAGTCCGTCCACGCGCTGGAGAAGTACACCGAGCTCAAGACCACCTGGATCCAGCTGTGA
- a CDS encoding gamma-glutamyl-gamma-aminobutyrate hydrolase family protein produces the protein MRPLIAIPARFSARTSALRYAAEVNARALIEAVWRAGGEPASIHPAGSGTAARLARFDGVLLPGGGDLAPSRYGAADTHDTVYDVDTLQDTFDLDVARHALESGLPLLAVCRGLQAVNVALGGTLEQDMGGPEREHRHLVHPVILEPGSVVARSAGVEKTDASCYHHQRVDRLGTDLRVTARAADGTIEALELPGARGWFTAVQWHPEDTAHEDPAQQGLFDALVRAAAR, from the coding sequence GTGAGGCCCCTGATCGCGATCCCCGCCCGGTTCTCCGCACGGACCTCCGCTCTCCGGTACGCCGCCGAGGTCAACGCCCGTGCCCTGATCGAGGCGGTCTGGCGGGCCGGCGGCGAACCGGCGAGCATCCACCCGGCGGGCAGCGGCACCGCGGCCCGGCTCGCCCGCTTCGACGGCGTCCTGCTCCCCGGCGGCGGCGACCTCGCCCCCTCCCGCTACGGCGCCGCCGACACCCACGACACCGTCTACGACGTCGACACCCTCCAGGACACCTTCGACCTCGACGTCGCCCGCCACGCCCTGGAGTCGGGCCTGCCCCTGCTCGCGGTCTGCCGCGGCCTCCAGGCCGTCAACGTGGCCCTCGGCGGCACCCTGGAGCAGGACATGGGCGGCCCGGAACGCGAACACCGGCACCTCGTGCACCCCGTCATCCTGGAACCCGGCTCGGTCGTCGCCCGGTCCGCCGGCGTCGAGAAGACCGACGCGTCCTGCTATCACCACCAGCGCGTCGACCGCCTGGGCACGGACCTCCGCGTCACGGCCCGGGCGGCGGACGGCACCATCGAGGCCCTCGAACTCCCGGGCGCCAGGGGCTGGTTCACCGCCGTCCAGTGGCACCCGGAGGACACCGCCCACGAGGACCCCGCCCAGCAGGGCCTGTTCGACGCACTCGTCCGGGCCGCGGCCCGGTGA
- a CDS encoding MarR family winged helix-turn-helix transcriptional regulator: MPGHRSITEAEKLAAAKLGGVPIRREQMAAVANIYRAASAVRQHLENSVLRGSDLTWTAFVVLWVVWVWGESETRHVAEEAGISKGTLTGVARTLESRGLLRRADHPSDGRLVLLSLTEEGDAFMRRVFPAFNEEEAFVTARLSDAECRSLAEGLRSVVLQVEEQGEERRQSLLGGAEPAPRRSGRRPRA, encoded by the coding sequence GTGCCGGGCCACCGATCCATCACCGAAGCCGAGAAGCTCGCAGCGGCGAAGCTCGGCGGTGTTCCGATCCGCCGGGAGCAGATGGCGGCGGTGGCGAACATCTACCGGGCCGCGTCCGCCGTGCGGCAGCACCTGGAGAACTCGGTGCTGCGCGGTTCGGACCTGACCTGGACGGCCTTCGTGGTGCTGTGGGTGGTCTGGGTGTGGGGCGAGTCGGAGACCCGGCACGTGGCGGAGGAGGCGGGGATCTCCAAGGGCACGCTGACGGGTGTGGCGCGCACGCTGGAGTCGCGGGGGCTGTTGCGGCGGGCGGACCATCCGAGCGACGGGCGGCTGGTGCTGCTGAGCCTCACCGAGGAGGGCGACGCGTTCATGCGGCGGGTCTTTCCGGCGTTCAACGAGGAGGAGGCGTTCGTGACGGCCCGGCTCAGCGACGCGGAGTGCCGCAGCCTCGCCGAAGGGCTGCGCAGTGTCGTGCTCCAGGTCGAGGAGCAGGGCGAGGAGCGGCGGCAGTCCCTGCTGGGCGGCGCCGAGCCCGCGCCGCGGCGCAGCGGACGGCGGCCCCGGGCCTGA
- a CDS encoding TIGR03619 family F420-dependent LLM class oxidoreductase: MLTPPRMLLVLSENWTLTGGRADLPAAVRWAREAEDAGFDAVMVSEHIVLGPDAAAAGIMGNPRDYALPGNQDPHTPWPNSLLLLAAIASVTSRLRLAAAAVLAPLRHPLLLARELGTLDLISEGRLVVQPTVSWSKDEYDALGVPFARRGRLLDEHLEIWAKAWGPSPISHDGPHYPFQDVYFEPKAHRPDGPRLWFGGQRLHGPVLRRLVRYGHGFHPLGRPTPEDLQALKEAMAAAGRDSADLEMIGGTRAVFPDDRSPADLGAALAVIPEQLEQGFTTFCVKPNQFIDDPAGVGEFCRDVMRRVEGLTS, encoded by the coding sequence ATGCTCACCCCTCCCCGCATGCTCCTCGTCCTCAGTGAGAACTGGACGCTGACCGGCGGCCGGGCCGATCTGCCCGCCGCCGTCCGCTGGGCCCGCGAGGCCGAGGACGCCGGCTTCGACGCGGTCATGGTCAGCGAGCACATCGTCCTCGGCCCCGACGCGGCGGCCGCCGGCATCATGGGAAACCCCCGCGACTACGCCCTCCCGGGCAACCAGGACCCGCACACCCCCTGGCCCAACTCCCTGCTGCTGCTCGCCGCCATCGCCTCCGTCACCTCCCGGCTGCGCCTGGCCGCCGCGGCCGTCCTCGCCCCGCTGCGGCACCCGCTGCTGCTCGCCCGCGAGCTCGGCACCCTCGACCTGATCAGCGAGGGGCGCCTCGTCGTACAGCCCACGGTCAGCTGGAGCAAGGACGAGTACGACGCCCTCGGCGTGCCCTTCGCCCGGCGCGGGCGACTCCTCGACGAGCACCTGGAGATCTGGGCGAAGGCCTGGGGCCCGTCCCCGATCTCCCACGACGGACCGCACTACCCCTTCCAGGACGTCTACTTCGAGCCCAAGGCCCACCGCCCGGACGGCCCCCGGCTCTGGTTCGGCGGACAGCGGCTGCACGGCCCCGTCCTGCGCCGCCTCGTGCGGTACGGCCACGGCTTCCACCCGCTCGGCCGTCCCACACCCGAGGACCTCCAGGCGCTCAAGGAGGCGATGGCCGCGGCAGGGCGGGACAGCGCGGACCTGGAGATGATCGGCGGCACCCGGGCCGTCTTCCCCGACGACCGCTCGCCGGCCGACCTCGGCGCGGCGCTCGCCGTCATCCCCGAGCAACTGGAGCAGGGCTTCACGACCTTCTGCGTCAAGCCGAACCAGTTCATCGACGACCCCGCCGGGGTGGGGGAGTTCTGCCGGGACGTCATGCGGCGCGTCGAGGGCCTGACCTCCTGA
- a CDS encoding helix-turn-helix transcriptional regulator — MPSHHQIAAAARIGMLTRERDTTSASAQALRELARALPLDAATLLTIDPLTGSHVQVASIGYTAAASQALAGEFVATPWYRNVVRRELPPSISEDAEDTEDAGPRFRHGWFYAERVRPAGFRDGVTGALRHRGRLVGLVHLSTESADAYDTDARRLLASVMPALAALADPLAHAGDLHGLAEEDAASLVTGDGGVIDLPGRDRPRVLREEGGFRALLDAFTGTGGRRLRLLWPAGGGWQRVVLHRHPAGPGLASEAVLVHETPTELPYGLSPRELEVLTRAATGQTNQAIAQALFLSPRTVHSHVEHLLRKTGCASRAQATALAVRDGLLRPDPDHLARFVER; from the coding sequence ATGCCCAGCCACCACCAGATCGCGGCAGCAGCGCGCATCGGCATGCTCACCCGCGAGCGCGACACCACGTCGGCCTCCGCGCAGGCCCTGCGCGAACTCGCCCGCGCCCTGCCGCTGGACGCGGCGACCCTGCTCACGATCGACCCGCTGACCGGCTCCCACGTCCAGGTCGCGAGCATCGGCTACACCGCCGCGGCCTCGCAGGCCCTGGCCGGGGAGTTCGTCGCGACGCCGTGGTACCGCAACGTCGTACGGCGGGAGCTGCCACCGTCCATCTCCGAGGACGCGGAGGACACCGAGGACGCCGGGCCGCGTTTCCGGCACGGCTGGTTCTACGCCGAGCGGGTCCGCCCGGCCGGTTTCCGGGACGGCGTCACGGGAGCGCTGCGGCACCGGGGCCGACTGGTGGGCCTGGTCCACCTCTCCACCGAGAGCGCGGACGCCTACGACACCGACGCCCGCCGGCTCCTCGCCTCCGTGATGCCCGCCCTGGCCGCGCTCGCCGACCCGCTGGCCCACGCCGGTGACCTGCACGGCCTGGCGGAGGAGGACGCGGCGAGCCTGGTCACCGGCGACGGCGGGGTGATCGACCTGCCGGGCCGTGACCGGCCACGGGTGCTGCGGGAGGAAGGCGGCTTCCGCGCGCTGCTCGACGCCTTCACCGGCACGGGCGGGCGGCGGCTGCGGCTGCTGTGGCCGGCCGGCGGCGGCTGGCAGCGGGTCGTGCTGCACCGGCACCCGGCGGGACCCGGCCTCGCGTCCGAGGCGGTGCTGGTGCACGAGACGCCCACGGAGCTGCCGTACGGGCTGAGCCCCCGGGAGCTGGAAGTCCTCACCCGGGCGGCCACGGGGCAGACCAACCAGGCCATCGCGCAGGCGCTGTTTCTGTCCCCGCGGACCGTGCACAGCCATGTCGAGCATCTGCTGCGCAAGACCGGCTGCGCCTCCCGCGCGCAGGCCACGGCGCTCGCGGTCCGGGACGGGCTGCTGCGGCCGGACCCGGATCACCTGGCACGGTTCGTCGAGCGGTGA
- a CDS encoding sugar ABC transporter substrate-binding protein, whose translation MTPPPSTASRRHFLALSAATALAAAGCSAPQNTAASTRPSSSGGTRLTKIGLDYPFTQLPLYSTLVKLSTAQAKKHGISLLTTSDNASADTQASNLNTWVARKVPAIVSFPMVFEAAEPIAKAALDAGLIWVTYGGSLQHQSADIQFSFRKGGTLLGEAAAKWAEEHLGGKGKIAFLTDSTIELGRERTKGMIDAFTRLAPGVEVVAREQAIDPDTGLSKTKAILAKHPDLNLVLGVTDAAAYGGFKALQQAGRAADDAKTFVGGQDGSAPSLLAVKQGTFYRASAALAPKDIAAAIVDVPRAVAAGKANPSAQVPIALVQRADTAEIDALLAQNA comes from the coding sequence ATGACCCCACCCCCGTCCACGGCCTCACGCCGACACTTCCTCGCCCTCTCCGCCGCCACCGCCCTGGCGGCCGCCGGATGCTCCGCACCGCAGAACACGGCCGCCTCGACCAGACCGTCGTCCTCCGGTGGCACCCGCCTGACGAAGATCGGACTCGACTACCCCTTCACCCAACTCCCGCTCTACTCCACCCTGGTGAAGCTATCCACCGCCCAGGCCAAGAAGCACGGCATCTCGCTGCTCACCACCAGCGACAACGCCAGCGCCGACACACAGGCGAGCAACCTCAACACCTGGGTCGCCCGCAAGGTCCCGGCGATCGTGTCCTTCCCCATGGTCTTCGAGGCGGCCGAGCCCATCGCCAAGGCGGCCCTGGACGCGGGACTGATCTGGGTCACCTACGGCGGCTCCCTGCAGCACCAGAGCGCCGACATCCAGTTCAGCTTCCGCAAGGGCGGCACCCTGCTCGGCGAGGCGGCGGCGAAGTGGGCCGAGGAACACCTCGGCGGCAAGGGCAAGATCGCCTTCCTCACCGACAGCACCATCGAGCTGGGCCGTGAACGCACCAAGGGCATGATCGACGCCTTCACCAGGCTGGCACCCGGCGTCGAGGTGGTGGCGCGGGAACAGGCCATCGACCCGGACACGGGCCTGTCGAAGACGAAGGCCATCCTCGCCAAGCACCCCGACCTCAACCTCGTCCTCGGCGTCACGGACGCCGCCGCGTACGGCGGATTCAAGGCCCTCCAGCAGGCGGGCCGCGCCGCCGACGACGCCAAGACCTTCGTCGGCGGCCAGGACGGCTCCGCACCCTCCCTCCTCGCCGTCAAGCAGGGCACCTTCTACCGGGCCTCCGCCGCGCTCGCGCCGAAGGACATCGCCGCCGCCATCGTCGACGTGCCGCGCGCCGTCGCCGCGGGCAAGGCGAACCCAAGCGCCCAGGTGCCGATCGCGCTCGTCCAGCGCGCCGACACCGCCGAGATCGACGCCCTGCTCGCGCAGAACGCCTAG
- a CDS encoding sugar ABC transporter ATP-binding protein: MTTTNLRISGLAKSFGGVRALDGVDLTVPAGQVHALLGHNGAGKSTLIKCLGGAYPPDAGTIEVGGASYSRLTPRESIAAGVAIIFQTLSVVDALTVAENIFLGQEWTRYGRIDRRAQEEVAAGLLQRVAARCSPRDRVGDLPMGQRQLVEIAKALSRSASVLVLDEPTAALSGAETGALAERVEDLRAQGLAIVYVTHLLSEVERLADAVTVLRDGRVTHQATVAGQTRRDLVEAIAGRPTEAVHGPGRATDAEAPEARRGTSPDTGRPQHAPGPGGHDARRMSSPDSQDPRRTPGRDERDPAATPGPDTPEPQRTPPPPRLVVEALRGPGFGPVGLTVAEGERVGLFGLIGSGRTRILETLYGRRRATAGTIRVGERTVSPACPADALGAGIALVPADRRAQGVFPSLSAQDNTLLPAVRTLARYNVRALRTERRVFDALATAVGLRPARPGLPAGAFSGGNQQKLVLGRWINEARHVDVLLLDEPTQGVDVGARQEIYRVVSGLAAERGTAVLFASSDPEEIVALADRCLIVARGRIVGELSGAGLTEQALLSAVHDADPDPLPAEGAA; this comes from the coding sequence ATGACGACCACGAACCTCCGTATCAGCGGCCTGGCCAAGTCCTTCGGTGGCGTCAGAGCCCTCGACGGCGTGGACCTCACCGTGCCCGCCGGGCAGGTGCACGCCCTCCTCGGCCACAACGGCGCCGGCAAGTCCACCCTCATCAAGTGCCTGGGCGGCGCCTACCCGCCCGACGCCGGCACGATCGAGGTGGGCGGCGCGTCGTACTCCCGCCTCACCCCGCGCGAGTCGATCGCGGCCGGCGTGGCGATCATCTTCCAGACACTGAGCGTGGTCGACGCTCTGACCGTGGCGGAGAACATCTTCCTCGGCCAGGAGTGGACCCGGTACGGCCGCATCGACCGGCGCGCCCAGGAGGAGGTCGCCGCCGGGCTGCTTCAGCGGGTCGCGGCCAGGTGTTCCCCGCGCGACCGGGTGGGCGATCTGCCCATGGGCCAGCGGCAGCTGGTCGAGATCGCCAAGGCCCTCAGCCGCAGCGCCTCCGTCCTGGTCCTCGACGAGCCGACCGCGGCCCTGTCCGGGGCCGAGACCGGCGCCCTGGCCGAACGCGTCGAGGACCTCCGCGCTCAGGGCCTCGCCATCGTCTACGTCACCCACCTGCTGTCGGAGGTGGAACGGCTCGCGGACGCGGTGACGGTACTGCGCGACGGCCGGGTGACCCACCAGGCCACGGTGGCGGGACAGACACGGCGTGACCTGGTGGAGGCGATCGCGGGCAGGCCGACGGAGGCCGTGCACGGGCCTGGGCGCGCTACGGACGCGGAAGCGCCAGAGGCGCGGCGCGGGACCAGCCCGGACACCGGAAGGCCGCAGCACGCGCCCGGACCGGGCGGGCACGACGCCCGTCGCATGTCGAGCCCGGACTCCCAGGATCCGAGGCGCACTCCCGGCCGAGACGAGCGCGACCCCGCGGCCACGCCAGGCCCTGACACGCCAGAGCCGCAGCGCACTCCGCCCCCGCCCCGGCTGGTCGTCGAAGCCCTGCGCGGCCCCGGCTTCGGGCCCGTCGGTCTCACCGTCGCCGAAGGCGAACGCGTCGGCCTGTTCGGGCTCATCGGCTCCGGCCGCACCCGCATCCTGGAGACGCTCTACGGCAGGCGCCGAGCCACCGCCGGAACCATCCGGGTCGGCGAACGCACCGTCAGCCCCGCCTGCCCGGCCGACGCGCTCGGCGCCGGAATCGCCCTCGTACCGGCGGACCGGCGCGCACAGGGCGTGTTCCCGTCGCTGTCCGCGCAGGACAACACGCTGCTGCCGGCCGTCCGGACCCTGGCCCGGTACAACGTACGGGCGTTGCGCACCGAACGGCGGGTGTTCGACGCGCTGGCCACGGCGGTCGGGCTGCGCCCGGCCCGGCCCGGGTTGCCCGCGGGCGCGTTCTCCGGGGGCAACCAGCAGAAGCTCGTGCTGGGCCGGTGGATCAACGAGGCGCGGCACGTGGACGTGCTGCTGCTGGACGAGCCGACCCAGGGCGTCGACGTGGGGGCCCGTCAGGAGATCTACCGGGTGGTGTCCGGGCTCGCCGCCGAGCGCGGCACCGCCGTGCTGTTCGCGTCCAGCGACCCCGAGGAGATCGTGGCGCTCGCCGACCGCTGCCTGATCGTCGCCCGGGGACGGATCGTCGGCGAACTCTCCGGCGCCGGACTCACCGAACAGGCCCTGCTCTCGGCGGTCCACGACGCCGACCCCGACCCCCTGCCCGCCGAAGGAGCAGCATGA
- a CDS encoding ABC transporter permease yields MTTADRVLTRPRLIATGGLTTVRRNPLLVVLVAMVLVFQLTTGSFLDPANLGGIATDAATLAIVAVPLALLVISGYLDLSVGSTLALGGLVAGWLAGQHHQSPAVALLGALAAGAVVGAVNGVLCCYFGLSAFIVTLGMLTAVRGLAQQLFPLPLSGFGSGFAWIGGARIAGIAAPVVIAALVLAAGALFLAFTPAGRHVFAIGVNREAAHLSGIQIRRTPFALFVVTGVAAALAGAVKASVLDSVVAGTSGSGFELAVLTAVLVGGVALTGGSGSILGVLLGVLFLGGLQNGLTLLNVPTFWQQMAQGVALVAGAALAYFAPRKGR; encoded by the coding sequence ATGACCACCGCCGACCGCGTCCTCACGCGCCCGCGCCTGATCGCCACGGGCGGACTGACCACCGTACGCCGCAACCCGCTCCTCGTCGTGCTCGTCGCGATGGTGCTGGTCTTCCAGCTGACCACGGGCAGCTTCCTCGACCCCGCCAACCTCGGCGGCATCGCCACCGACGCCGCCACCCTCGCGATCGTCGCCGTCCCGCTGGCCCTGCTCGTCATCAGCGGGTACCTCGACCTGTCGGTCGGCTCCACGCTCGCCCTCGGCGGTCTTGTCGCGGGCTGGCTGGCCGGGCAGCACCACCAGTCGCCCGCCGTCGCCCTGCTCGGGGCGCTCGCCGCCGGCGCGGTGGTCGGCGCGGTGAACGGCGTCCTGTGCTGCTACTTCGGCCTGTCCGCGTTCATCGTCACGCTCGGCATGCTGACCGCCGTACGAGGTCTGGCACAGCAGTTGTTCCCGTTGCCGCTGAGCGGATTCGGCTCCGGGTTCGCCTGGATCGGCGGGGCGCGGATCGCCGGGATCGCGGCGCCGGTCGTCATCGCGGCCCTGGTGCTGGCGGCGGGTGCGCTGTTCCTCGCGTTCACCCCGGCCGGACGGCACGTCTTCGCCATCGGCGTCAACCGGGAGGCCGCCCACCTCTCCGGCATCCAGATCCGCCGCACTCCGTTCGCGCTGTTCGTCGTCACCGGCGTGGCCGCCGCCCTGGCCGGTGCCGTCAAGGCGTCGGTACTGGACAGCGTGGTGGCCGGAACCTCGGGATCCGGTTTTGAGCTGGCCGTGCTCACCGCCGTGCTGGTCGGCGGAGTGGCCCTCACCGGCGGCTCCGGCTCGATCCTCGGCGTCCTGCTCGGCGTGCTCTTCCTCGGCGGCCTGCAGAACGGCCTGACCCTGCTGAACGTGCCGACGTTCTGGCAGCAGATGGCCCAGGGCGTCGCGCTGGTGGCCGGCGCGGCCCTGGCCTACTTCGCACCCCGCAAGGGGCGCTGA